One Primulina eburnea isolate SZY01 chromosome 4, ASM2296580v1, whole genome shotgun sequence genomic window, ccaccccctaactcctctgctaagccgggccttagcaggaaaataaaaattctccaccttcaccctctaactcctctgctaggtgatacttagcaggaaaataaaatttctcttgcaccccaactctgctcctctgctaggcgatgccttagcaggaaaataaaatctttCTTCCACcctaactctgctcctctgctaggcgatgccttagcaggaaaataaaatctttCTTCCACcctaactctgctcctctgctaggcgatgccttagcaggaaaataaagtcTCTCCACCATCactctctaactcctctgctaggagacgccttagcaggaaaataaaatttttgctcctgtcacgccccgaaactcgggacttgacaccggcgtcgtttacaatcacacaattgaaacAACAAGCCTTCTCGCAGCACAGTGTAAACCGAAccagtttatatcataaattcaaacgaAATAAACAATTGTCTTTTACATCCGAAAATCAACAAATGACAGAATTAAGTGCGAAAACGTCTTAAaacttattaaatcataaattcgaactatACTACTACTAGTACGGGTCGCGTggatcaccatccccaaaactgtTCGGACTCTTCGTCCTCAACCTGTTCTTCGGACGACTTATCTGGGAaggttgtaaggggtgagtatttgggaatactcagcaagtgggggatatcgagcacaatataaatcaacatGTAAAATTTCGAATTAATCATATGACTTGCATAACATTTTCGTACcacatgcataaacatatatCAAGCACTGCAATTTATCGaccttctatggtttactgacgtcagtccctcatttttactcctctaagggggcgaggccgtatagcggttatatcccccaccgcgtaagggtacgtcatggttgggattcccacccatatacgGTTGACTCCTCACAGTGCGTTTAAAATCGTATGACAATGCAAGAAAGGTAGAAAGAAGATTGTACTCgactatttattttcttttaaaattgaaaacatgcatactcgaatctgaaattttaaagtttgaaaatagcccacttacagtatatATTGATTGCTAAAACGTGGGTACTCGGCTTCAGGATTTGGATCGCTACTCGTTCTTCGATCGGGCGGTGCCTCGGCTTAAATTTTTGGACGGTTTAGAGACGATTTTTCAGCAGGGTTTCGCCTTGGTTTTCAGCTCAAATTTCGAGAATTTGAAGGGTGGGGAATGAGTGGGGTGATGGGGTATTTATAGGTGGAGGGAAGGGTGTTAAATATGGTGTTCAAATCATACCATAATTTGCATAATCTCTCAATATTTGACTCTCATTCCCTTGCCATAGATGTTGATTCATCTTccatatttcgaaaatatatcTACTTAAGTTAGGAGATTCACACTCTAATCCAATGGTCTAGATTAATTCGAAAAATCTAGGTTACCCGATCCAACGGCTGTGGTGCAAtgtcttgatgattcttgtCCAAGTTAACCAAGCATATAATCCTCACCAATCTTGGCATTTATCCTAgggaaattttcgaaattcttgTATCATATTATACCTTAATTCTTCAACTTATGTAATATTCAACTCTTGCAAGAAAATCTCCTtcctaattttcgaaaattgtatGCTTAATCACAATATATCACTATAATATTGCATGTCCAATAGTATCTCTACATATCCCATAAAATATTCTCCCATGCACAAAATAAAATCTCATGCTAACATTTTCttacaattatttaattataatgtGGATAAAATCCGGTCCTCACAGCTCCTCTCCCCactgctcctctgctagacgATGTcttagcagaaaaataaaatttatttcatcCTCACAATACAACAACATCCATGAACTTAATATAAGAACTTGGTTTTATTGAATTCCAACTGAGTACATAGGAAAATGCAAAGATGAAATACATTAACAATAAATTCAAGAGTAATATTTTCTGAGGTGTTAAGCATTTCCGAGCCTCTTTAGAGCCTTTCCTGGCGCATTCTCTAACTTTCATCTCTGCTCCTCTTGTACCTCAATAGGACAAAGTTATCCACTTCTTCCTTTCCCAATCATGTTAAGCTCCCCACGTGATCTTTTTCCCTCCCCCCTTACTACCCCTTCATAACACCGACGCGCGACTTTTTGGTCCCCACACAAGACTCCAACTCTTTTTTCCACAGGAAACTTAAGCTTCTGATGATAAGTGGAAGCTACGGCTCTGAAATTCTTCAGGGCTGGCCGTCCTAGAATTCCATTATACGCTGAAAAAGTATCTACCACGGTGAATGCTATCATCTTTGTTACACGCCGAGGATCAGTTCCCAAGGATAGGGGAAGCACAATCTGACCCAAAGGCGGGATGGCGTGTCCTGCAAACCCATACAGCGGGGTGGAGACCGGCTCAAACTCGAATCCTTCCAGTTGCATTTGATCCAACGTGCTCTTGAACAAGACGTTTACGgagcttccattatcaataaatatCTTCGCCACATCATAGTTAGCAATGGTGGCCGTCaccaccaaggcatcgttatgGGGATTTACAACGTCTCGGAGGTCTTCCGGTCCAAAGCCGATGATGGGATCTTGTGGTAAGTCTTCACCCCTAGATATCTCAAAGTTCTCCAACCTTCTCCCATGTGCCTTCCGAGCTCGCCCAGAGTCtccatcagtagcaccccccgagatcatatgaatcatcCCTCTTGTGGGGTGGTTATCCTCATTCGTTCCGCTCCTCTGTTCAGCGGGATCCCGAGGGACATCTTGACCTCGATCTTCTCTCCTCGGCTCTTCGATCCTTGGATGTATCCAGGGAGGGCTTCGACCTCGCCTAGAAGATGGGCGGGATCTCAGTTCACTCCCGGATGAGGATCCTTCTTGTCTACCCCGCGGCGGAGGCCGGGCACTGCCCTCCACCCTATGTGACTTCTCTCCCCTCTCCCCTGACTCCCTCACCTCCATCACCTTATCCCGACTCCTATTCAGAGGAACATGTGATGAGAATTGTCCTCTACTTCTGGTTCTGTCCTCCTCCCTCTCACCTGCACCTCTCTTCTTACCACCTCTCTCAGCTCCATCCCCCTTACTTTCTCCTGGCCGGTTTTCCATCCTTCTGTACCGTTGAGCATCTTCCAAGTTTATATATTTCTCAGCTCGAGCCAACAAATCATCATAGCAAGACGGAGGCTTCTTGACCAATGACTTAAAAAACTCTCCTCCCCTCAGTCCTTGTGTGAATgcacttatcatgatgtcaggGGTAGCAATTGGTATCTCTAGCGCTGCAGTGTTGAAGCGCTGGACAAACTCCCGCAAAGTTTCAGCCTCTTGCTGTTTCACCACAAACAGGCTCAAATAGTTTTTTTGGTGTTTTTTGCTGCTAGCGAATCTGTGCAAGAAAGCAGCTGAAAAATCCTCGAAAGATCGTATAGAGTTGGGCTGCAAGGTGTTAAACCATTGCTGGGCTGACCTCACCAACGTGCCCAGAAACACCCTGCACCTGACCCCATATGAATATTGATGTAATATGGCCGCATTCTCAAATctccccaagtgttcctcagggtcagtatgtccatcgtactctCCCACATTCGACTGTCGAAAATTTGGAGGAAGTCCCTCTTCCAAAATGGCGAGGGAAAAAGGACTTCCTTTCTTTGGGGCTGCAGCTCTGTTTCCCAATTGCTGCCTCAACATCCGTATCTCCCTCCACATCTCCTCCATCTCTGGATTCTCCTCATTTGGACGGGGTCGCGTCTCCTCCACCCTACTCTGACTGCCCTCCACATTCTCCTCTCGCTCCTGGCGAGCGGCCTGCTCTTCTGCAAACATAGATTCTTGATTCCTCTTCATGGCCTCATCCACAGTTCGGGTGATAAATTGGCCCAACTGTTCTagggtcaagttccccacattCTCATTGGGACGGGGTTGCTCGACCCTTGTCTCGTGAAGGGGCTGCTCGACTCTCATCACTTGACGAGGTTGTTCATGTCTCGTCTCAAGATTCGGTTGTTCTTGTCTCGTCTCAACATGAGATTGCTCGGGTCTCCTCTGAGGACGcgatgatgctgaggtagcTCTTCTACTCCCTCTCTTGCCAaccatctctacgtctcaactcaagtattcccacagacggcgccaagtgatactcacgggaaatttagggtccggtcccagcaagtgtcactaatccAGACGCGGGTTTTGAAGTTACCCTGAGCTTGAAATAAAAAAGAAGatcgttaagagggggccaggagggtgtcctggcgtagcccctccgacgctcaagtcagtgactgaggatatatggggggagcagctaagggtgctgctgaaaacaatatagtgaattgAATGCCTGAactgaacactcaaacctggtatttataggagaatacctgggcccttgATGGGCTTGTCTTTCATTTGGCTTGGGATGGGCCAGGGGTAGCGGGCCCATCCACGGGGTATCTTGATGTATTTGTAATGGCgtataaatttgataaattataaaatttacgCTGTTGAATGGATATTGTTGGTTCAAGAGTAGGCGATGCTACCTATGATGGCCAACTCTGTTTTGAGGGAGATTTAGATTTTAGCCTTAACTCTTGATTTATTGCACAGTCATTCAATAAATGTTACTCCATTCCAAGGAAAATGATTTGATGCCATTTCAGATATTTAAGATCGTAAATTGTATATATTGCGGCAGATTATCCACGAAAGCTAGATCGGCTTGGAAGTTTTAATGAAGAATGTCAGAAAATTCAAGTTTGTTTCAGCTTAAGACCTTCAATGAGCAATAGTTTGAATTTTGTGTTCTTTGTGATCAAGAATGATTTAAGGGCAAGATATATGGATCCAATCAACCAAAAGGACCACCATTTTTTTAGCCTAATTATCTAAAGCTTTAAAATTTGGCACCTCTGATTTTAAAAGTTTTGCACCATTTATAGTTTTCGCCCTGTAAATCGAAGTCCTGATTTCATCCTTGCATGTGCCTTAGAGATCCAGAAAATGAACTAATCTATGCTTTATTTTTATCAGCTTGCAGCAGACTTGACGATATGTAGAGCTGATGTAAGAGAAACAAGATTCATTAATCTTATTCAAGAAAATATCTGCGTCGAGAATCACAACACAAATCAAATGATCGTTAAGAGACTGCAACGTGAGAAAACTGAGTCGGACCCACTTCATCATCTGGTGAAAACTCAATACAGGGCAAGACATAAGGGCAAAAAGTCTGCTCACAATTCTTCTTTGTATCACAATTCAGCAAGCTTGATTCACCGGCCTCCTTCAATTTCAGCCGGAACATCTTTAAAAAAGCTCAGGACTGCGGAAATATTAGGTGTAATATGCACTCAGGATGCAGACTTGAAGATGAAACATGTTCAGAGGAGAGCTAAAGTCTTTGTTGATCAGATGTTTATTGACAGAAGATTCAATGGAAAACAAGAAACAAGCTCCGAGTGTAAACCTTTCTCCGATGCATTGGAATTTTTAAGTACAAAAAAGGATTTGTTCAGGGAATTCTCACCTGAGCCAAATCCCATGTTAGCAAGATTCATTAAGCCAGTGCTAGATGTCAAATTCTCAGAATTTGAGATCACGTATGATACTAGTTCGGAAAACGGGAACTTGCAGAAGCCTTTCTTGGAAAAGATTGATCATAAGTGCCAATACGTCTCAAAAACACATTTCACGCGCCATCTCGCTAAGATAGTTATATTGAAGCCATCCCCACAAAAAAATAGATATTCGGAAAACAAAATCTGTCATTGCTCGTCTGTGCAATCGTATCAGAAATTGGGTGTTACAGAACCCAATCAGAAACCAACATCCTTCTCTTTCAAAGATATGAAGAGAAAGTTGCAACATACATTTGGAGGCAACAAAAAAGGAACCAAACAGCTTTCAATGAAGGGAAATTCTAATAAACTTGCCAATAATAGACCCATTTTGGGAGTCGGAGACTGTATCTGTCGTGAAATGGACCTCGCGAATTCTGTCTGTGAGAACCGAAAatcttttaataatataatgaaaTAGTTGTAAGGaatttttttgagattttattaCTATATTTTTGGGTACACATATTTTGAGGAGATATATTGGAATGCATTGGAGATTCAATACTAAGTCAAACATACCATGcaatttagaagcaaatctcCTCACCTAATCcccatattttcgaaatattgagGGGCAAGTGATTAAGGAGGGGATCCCACAAAATTGGAAGATAAATCAGCAACGATGGCAAGGATATTGGAGTCAATATTAGGAGATTTGACACGATTTTTGGTATGATTGATCTACCAAATTTAGCTCCACCATCctcccctataaatagtgcATCAACCCTACTCATTCAAGacacaaatttcgaaatttcttgctacatattttcgaaaattcagcaACTTATCCTAGCCGAAACTCTGCCGAAAATCTTCCAAGAAAAATCGAGCCGTAGTACCGTCCGAGCGAGAACGCGAAGTGATCCAATCCAAGCCGTACTCTCCACGTTTTTAGTATAAACAAAcactgtaagtgggctgttttaaatttcggttttatgcatatgaaATTTTCTGTTTTTGGTTTAAAAATACGGTCGAGTACCGTCGTTTTGTCTATACGTTTTTTCGAAAGTTATTACGTTTATGTTTGACAATGTGaggattccctgaaaatgggtggaattccaacatatggcccttactagtgggatagaactgttttatggcctcgcccccttagaggattaaaacttagggactgacgtcagtaaaccgttgaaaggtgaaaaatcgcagtgttattattttatggaatttacgttacgattatgaaaagcatgttGTACGTTATGATATGTTTCgaaaatgttattaaattggttatgttgtgttcaaagtcccccatttactgagtattcccaaaatactcatccCCCTTACTCTCCCCTCCCAGATAAGTCCGAAGAGCAGGTTGAGGACGAAGAGACGGATCAATTTTGGGGTTGGTGATTTTCCAGATTAGTAATGGGATTTACttcgaatttatgatttaataaatTGTAAGACGTTTCTGCATTAGTTTTGTCGTTTAAATCATTTCGgttttgtaaagacaatgttatttcattgaaattatgatatataaactggtttcggtttatactgtgctacgaaggcttgttgtttcaattgtgtgattgttaaacaacgccaGTGTCAattaaccccggtctcggggcgtgacactgTCAGTTCTTCCAAAAATGTTGAGATAAGGGAAAACCGAAGCAAGACATCATCCCTCAGATCCATCGAGAGGCCTGATAATATTTGCATGAAGGAGACAGTGCGCAGAAAAATAGACTTCCCAACTGTTAGCCTCTCCATGAAACAAGAATTCAATGTGATTTTTGAGGCGAAGAGACAACTTTACACTAGAGTGAATGATGTGAACGCATTAGAGaacacaaaaagaaaaaaatcccCAAAAACTGTGGCCCGGATTCTTTCCTCTCCAGAACATGATTTCAGCTGGCCAATAAGCCCGAAACGGACAGCCTACATGCTCAAATGAGATCTACTACTTACAGCAACTCTCCTAATATCGTTCGAAACAGTTGCTTGATAATGAATGAGAGGCGAAGTATTTGCCCAAGTCCATTGAGACCAAGTAAAGAAGTTACATGTGATGAAGATTATAAGATATATGAAGGTATTGAAACTTTGGAGACGAAAAAACGTTCATCTATGATCGTAGCCACGGATGATCATGAATATTGTACCGTCCTTTCTGAAGGTGGTGAAGTGGACTTTAATAACGGTACGAGCTATTCCAttaatccatgttcttttttaTTCTACTAATCTTCTCTTTATCGGTTTGGCACATTTCTACAGGAGAACAAGAAACCGAGGACATAGATAGCATCCAGAAACATGAAAATTGCACTTCAGAAGTGGAAAGTGAATCCACAAGCACACTAAAAAGAAGTGATGTCACAGAGTTACTGGAGGACGATGAAAGTTCGTTTCATTTCATGGTGAGTCCATCTTTTTTAAGTCAAGAAATGGTCATCAATATGTAGCACTTCTGTTCCTTTATGTACCTCTTGCCACAACTTAAGGACGCTTTCTCTGGCATCCAATGCCGGACCAAAAGGATCAGGAAAAGGGCAGTCCCCAAATTTACTAtgtcaaataaaaaattctagATCTTTGAATAAAAACATGTTTAGCCTGTACAAATTTTGATGGAAAATTGATGATGCCGGTTGAGTAACCTCTTACCTTTCGCACAAGTTTCTGACTTGGCAGGACATACATTCAGAGAATGAGATATTGACATCTACATTGGATGATATTCCCTTCACTCCTTTGAGCAGTTGCGACAACACTAAATATCAAGAAGCACATCGAACCCCGGTTTCTGTACTTGAGCCATTTTTCAATGATGTCATCAACAATCTGCCAAGCACCACGTTTCAAACTGGTAACTAACACTGACATAAACAAAACCTTATCCATCATTATCCTCCTCCTGTTTCATACATACTTTACATGACATTATTTGCAGTTGAACTATCATTACAACCACTTCGTCTCGACTTTGAAGAATGCTCATCTGAGTCAACCCCCCAAGATCCTCAACTTGACATTAAAACCTGCAAGAATGAACAAGATCATATATCAGTTTATGTCCATTTAGTGCTCCAAGCTTCTTGTATGAACTGGGATCATCTATCAAAAATTGGTCCACTACCTGAAGAACTGATCCACGCATCACTATTCGATGAACTGGAGTTTCCTCTTATCGATCCTAACCTCAATCCAAAGCTTCTATTTGATCATATAAATGAAGTTTTACTAGAGATTTATCAATGGAACTTCTCCTCTCCTCCTTGGCTAACATtcataaaacaaaaattatGAGTTTGCCATTGGAAGAAGTTGTGTTTGATGAGATCATGAAAGAAGCTGACTTCTATGTACTGCCTCAGACAAAGAAACGAACTTTGAACCAGACTGTTTCGAAAGACATGGCGAATTCTAGAATGTGGCTCGATGCCCGGCTTGATACCGAGCAAGTTGTGATTCAAGTGTCAGAATGTTTTATAGAGGAGTTCATACTGGATGTGCTACTTGAATTTCATAAATACATTTGTTCATtctattaaatttttttccctCTGAGTTCATTGTGTACCAGGTGAAGCTAGTGAATGTTTATTGATTTTTAGGTGtggaaaaataaatatatatattcatttaaAAAACCGCATCGTTAATAAATAGGTGAAGCAAGTATCCTTCTGCTGCAGTACACCTCTTCTATCAAGAGTTTAAAATCAGATTATCCAATTTAGGATGGTATTaactttaatatttaaattgtcTATGTCAGCCAACCAAGTCTGGGTGGTGTAGTTGGTTATCACGCTAGTCTCACACACTAGAGGTCCCCGGTTCGAACCCGGGCTCAGACATTTgccttttttatcttttttaaaGAGAATACATTCTCTGTCACCGAGAAAAACGACCTAAATTATTAAGAGAATGCGATTTGGAATTGGAATTATATTTTGTGTttgacaaaaaaattaaaatgtcatttggaatttgattttaaaaatagaAACAATATTATTTAGTATTAAAAACTTCATATTCTTATCGATAACTTTTGCTATAATTTTTATAGATAATTTATTGCCATAGATGATTAGAAAGATTTGTGAATAAAGTAAATATGACAAAATAATATCtgtaaaaatttatattatgttatttttttttttatcataaataagATGATTAAGTTAATTGAAAATTGACTTTTTTAAATTCTCTCTAtcttgagtgggtctcatgtgagaccgtctcacggatattaatctgtgagactggtcaaccctacccatattcacaataaaaaatagtactcttaccataaaaagtaatactttttcatggatcaccaaataagatattcgtctcaaaAATTCGACCCGTgtgatcgtctcacacaagtttttgccctatttatttctcttttttcttataatttataacaagtAATTAGCACGATGATGTAACTTACtgagaataaaaataaatctaatTCTATTGATGTTGTTGAAGTAACACAACGTGTTGTCAATACTCGATTTAACTATATATTTTGTTGGTGCTCTAGAAATAgcataattataatatatatatatatatatatatatatatatatatatatatatatatatatatatatatatatatatcaatgtgtcaaataaaataaatatattcaacCTATAAAGCCACTATTTTAGTAGAGCAACATTTCCTTATAAGAATTAAGATATTGTGATACATCCGACTTAGTACTTCGAAGAGTTTACCAAAATTATCaagtattttgaaaaattaatgtgCGTTGAAATACTTGACAAATGTAAAGTTATGTATATAATTATGGATTGAACATTTACtagaaaaattatatattttcataaGTTATAATACACATGAAAAAtactaaaatgttttttttatttataagtgTCACATTCATTGATGATTGTTCTATCATTTGATGCTTAAAATATCTTTTTTGTACTTTGAAGATGAAGAAAACGATTTTATCAAGATAATAGATTTACATAAGGTTATTAACAACAACGGAAATAATGAGATCGGTCTTCTTACAAAGTTATTACCGACATCAAATTTTGGTAAGTCAATGTACACAATTGGaatatgaaaatttaataaattcaagCGATGCATACAATAAGAGGGACAATCAAAGTTGTACTTTTTTCTGTCTATTATATTTGCTCACGTCATGTGGTtttcatatcaaaatttttcaTGAAGCATTTATCAAGTATGAAGATTTAATAAATTCAAGCGATGCTTACAATAAGAGGGACAATCAAAATTGTACTTTTTTTTCTGTCTATGTTATTTGCTCACGTCACGTGTTTTTCATGAAGCATTTATCAAGTAGCGAGAAATGTCGTACTTTTTTTCATTCAATAGGATTTTGTCTTATCGAGTTGTAACGAGACACATCTATCGTCGGGAGGACATCAGAAGAAAATATCAATTGATGTATTCTTTTTCCTtttctcaaagatttttcccGTAGAGTTTTACCATCAATGTTTTAAGAAGACAACACTCGAGTCCCGATGAATTTGTCAAACATTTATCTTGCAAAATTgagattttaataatttaataaataattatctaagGAAGAATGTTatagataatttttttattatagatGATTATTGTATTTAGTTAGATTTATAAGTTTTGTCATCAAAGTAAATATGACAAGATAATATATGTAAATAGTTGTATTATGCTATTTTCTCTTATAAATAGGGTAATTGAGTTTATTGAAAATTAAACTTGATTATCAACTCTTATAAATTATCTATATTCATatctcttttttatttttcttttatcgaCAATGTCAATATAAATAACCATATATCGtttatcaaaaacaaaaaaatatatttgaacatGAAAACATATAAAGTTTATCCTGATAAAACATATGTAGTTTTCATTGGGCGTAAACCTAGTGTATATGAGACTTGGGAAGAGGCACAAAAACAAGTTAATAAATTTAGCGGTACGTCTCACAGGCTCATTCTCCTCTAGAGATGATGCATTAAAAGCTTTTGGTTCGTATATGGACAATCAAGTTGCAGCTTCTTCTTCTACCCCTAATGTTGAAGAAACGTCGTACGCACCTTCTAGTGCAAGTATAACTCAAGCTGAAAAGATAGTTAAATTGGAAGTTACACTTGCAAATTTATTAGAGATGACAAAGGagataaaaaaacaaattgaatCTCTGAAAATTAATAGTGATGATTAGATATTTTTTTCTCAATGTATTCTCTCATTTATATCTTACAACTACTGGGATGGTTGTGTTTTTCTTCTGTGTATTGTATTGGGAAATCCCGATGTTATTTTCTCAATAAAATGTTTGTTAGTTCTTTTGCCtctgatattgatttatgtgatGAAATTATCACATGTTTGATTCTGAAATTTAGCTCCGTTCAAAAGTCTCATCAATTGGAGATGGGGTCAACGGATGAAGGTCTCAACTTTCATTTTGTTTACTACATTGCTAAACCTTTTTAGAGATTGTGAATTGGATTTGTACCTTTTTTTTATTGGCTGGAAATGGTTGGAAGCGTTTGTGTTTAAAGTTTCTTAT contains:
- the LOC140831211 gene encoding uncharacterized protein, with translation MRESNINCMWGGLDVLESGQGKACNDQISNGGLMNKHIIDYPRKLDRLGSFNEECQKIQLAADLTICRADVRETRFINLIQENICVENHNTNQMIVKRLQREKTESDPLHHLVKTQYRARHKGKKSAHNSSLYHNSASLIHRPPSISAGTSLKKLRTAEILGVICTQDADLKMKHVQRRAKVFVDQMFIDRRFNGKQETSSECKPFSDALEFLSTKKDLFREFSPEPNPMLARFIKPVLDVKFSEFEITYDTSSENGNLQKPFLEKIDHKCQYVSKTHFTRHLAKIVILKPSPQKNRYSENKICHCSSVQSYQKLGVTEPNQKPTSFSFKDMKRKLQHTFGGNKKGTKQLSMKGNSNKLANNRPILGVGDCICREMDLANSVCENRKSFNNIMK
- the LOC140831212 gene encoding uncharacterized protein isoform X2, producing MRSTTYSNSPNIVRNSCLIMNERRSICPSPLRPREQETEDIDSIQKHENCTSEVESESTSTLKRSDVTELLEDDESSFHFMDIHSENEILTSTLDDIPFTPLSSCDNTKYQEAHRTPVSVLEPFFNDVINNLPSTTFQTVELSLQPLRLDFEECSSESTPQDPQLDIKTCKNEQDHISVYVHLVLQASCMNWDHLSKIGPLPEELIHASLFDELEFPLIDPNLNPKLLFDHINEVLLEIYQWNFSSPPWLTFIKQKL
- the LOC140831212 gene encoding uncharacterized protein isoform X1, translating into MRSTTYSNSPNIVRNSCLIMNERRSICPSPLRPSKEVTCDEDYKIYEGIETLETKKRSSMIVATDDHEYCTVLSEGGEVDFNNGEQETEDIDSIQKHENCTSEVESESTSTLKRSDVTELLEDDESSFHFMDIHSENEILTSTLDDIPFTPLSSCDNTKYQEAHRTPVSVLEPFFNDVINNLPSTTFQTVELSLQPLRLDFEECSSESTPQDPQLDIKTCKNEQDHISVYVHLVLQASCMNWDHLSKIGPLPEELIHASLFDELEFPLIDPNLNPKLLFDHINEVLLEIYQWNFSSPPWLTFIKQKL